Proteins from one Natrinema salifodinae genomic window:
- a CDS encoding DUF6677 family protein translates to MSTPDSNQRMTDTGRRGTSESLPGPATRSVADSISTVGARVKLWPAYCLAVLCPGAGHLYVRQWTRGLSWGLLYGIALVFLSSGALLLDGSVVEPFVLSALRLEEIAFGDVAFPLAILVLNAVDLYTLVVLDRAG, encoded by the coding sequence ATGAGTACCCCCGACTCGAACCAGCGGATGACAGACACCGGCCGACGGGGCACCAGTGAGTCGCTTCCCGGCCCGGCGACGCGATCCGTGGCAGACTCGATATCGACCGTCGGTGCGCGCGTGAAACTGTGGCCGGCGTACTGCCTGGCGGTGCTCTGTCCGGGTGCCGGCCACCTCTACGTCCGCCAGTGGACGCGGGGACTCAGCTGGGGCCTCCTCTACGGTATCGCGCTCGTCTTTCTCAGTTCCGGTGCGCTTCTCCTCGACGGCTCCGTCGTCGAGCCGTTCGTCCTTAGCGCGCTCCGTCTCGAGGAGATTGCGTTCGGTGACGTCGCCTTCCCGCTCGCTATTCTCGTTCTCAACGCGGTCGACCTCTACACACTCGTCGTGCTCGATCGGGCGGGTTAA
- a CDS encoding metal-dependent hydrolase, whose translation MPDLLTHVLVGYSIGTLLSFRYEHLQPSHVTLVLIGALSPDFTKIQLVIPDGVVELLVGLPFSWAPLHTLGGSLLVVLLGSLLVAPEYRRQAIALIAIGAVSHHVLDVALLTATGEAYAVFFPGSTYRPPSPGLYLSSDRWPAVVAGTVAAGLWAVQRDGIKASLSRSE comes from the coding sequence ATGCCCGATCTCCTCACGCACGTGCTGGTCGGCTACAGCATCGGTACGCTCCTTTCGTTCAGATACGAGCACCTGCAGCCGTCCCACGTCACCCTCGTCCTGATCGGTGCACTCTCGCCGGATTTCACGAAGATCCAACTCGTGATTCCCGACGGCGTCGTCGAGTTGCTCGTCGGCCTGCCGTTCTCGTGGGCACCGCTTCACACCCTCGGCGGCTCGCTACTCGTCGTCCTCCTCGGCTCGCTCCTGGTCGCCCCCGAGTACCGACGCCAGGCGATCGCGTTGATCGCCATCGGCGCGGTGTCTCACCACGTCCTCGACGTCGCGTTGCTCACGGCCACGGGCGAGGCGTACGCCGTTTTCTTCCCGGGGAGCACGTACCGGCCGCCGTCGCCGGGCCTCTATCTCAGTAGCGATCGCTGGCCTGCCGTCGTCGCCGGGACGGTCGCCGCGGGGCTCTGGGCGGTGCAACGAGACGGGATCAAAGCGTCGCTGTCGCGCTCGGAGTGA
- a CDS encoding HVO_0649 family zinc finger protein, producing MVPRNTGARTPLERIRTRYENTDKKCPECGYVDESGNWESKTDGRTLVYRHVCPSCDASREHVFTFK from the coding sequence ATGGTACCGAGGAACACAGGGGCGAGAACACCGCTCGAACGGATTCGAACGCGATACGAAAACACCGACAAGAAGTGTCCGGAGTGTGGCTACGTGGACGAATCGGGGAACTGGGAGAGTAAGACCGACGGTCGGACGCTCGTGTACCGTCACGTCTGCCCCAGTTGCGACGCGAGCCGCGAGCACGTCTTCACGTTCAAATGA
- the trxA gene encoding thioredoxin, whose protein sequence is MTTESPTQSTDDPVRVESETHLDEIVADHDVVLADFYADWCGPCKMLEPVLEDLAEETAAVIAKIDVDQHQQLAGTYGVRGVPTLALFADGEQVEQHTGALSADRLRGLVEGYTAE, encoded by the coding sequence ATGACGACCGAATCACCAACGCAGTCAACCGACGACCCCGTCCGCGTCGAGAGCGAGACTCACCTCGACGAGATCGTCGCCGATCACGACGTCGTGCTCGCGGACTTCTACGCCGACTGGTGTGGTCCCTGCAAGATGCTCGAGCCCGTGCTCGAGGACCTCGCCGAGGAAACCGCGGCCGTGATCGCGAAGATCGACGTCGATCAGCACCAGCAACTCGCCGGGACGTACGGCGTCCGAGGCGTCCCAACGCTCGCACTCTTCGCGGACGGCGAACAGGTCGAACAGCACACCGGCGCCCTGTCGGCGGATCGACTCCGCGGCCTGGTCGAGGGATACACCGCCGAGTGA
- a CDS encoding DUF7563 family protein, translating into MPTCGNCGAYVTRDFVRVFGVDGDIQGCPDCATYRELYTGAGVVHPAGNENQSASLPHSGR; encoded by the coding sequence ATGCCAACCTGTGGCAACTGCGGCGCGTACGTGACGCGGGATTTCGTTCGCGTGTTCGGCGTCGACGGCGATATTCAGGGCTGCCCCGACTGCGCAACGTACCGAGAATTATACACCGGAGCCGGTGTCGTCCATCCGGCCGGGAACGAGAACCAGTCCGCGTCGCTGCCCCACTCCGGGCGCTGA
- a CDS encoding SGNH/GDSL hydrolase family protein yields the protein MTGLTRRTAVKAVGGLVGLGTASSAVGSVNDDTNRSTETDPSRRTRGSPFLGAWTASPQAPLSDGISATGFEDQTLRQMVRPSVGGRGVRLKLTNAFGDESITFDRASVGRRVSGSGASVEPGTLRQVTFGDDPDVTIPPGARVMSDPVELRVGAGQDLVVSLYTETATGPTTWHQLPTKTSYVSSAGDRTADPSGDAFPSSVTHWFFLGGIEVLAPEHTGAIACFGDSITDGHGSTLDANAAYPDFLAERVTERQGLRKSVVNAGISGNRVLSDSDVFGPNALARFDRDVLTQTGVTDVVLLEGINDIGFERFDDPKYRPATSVTADDIIAGYEQLIRRAHARGVRIIGGTLTPFEGAVYYYEAGERKRQAINEFIRTSGAFDGVVDFDKAVRDPDDPKCLRPEYDSGDTIHPNDAGYRAMADAVDLSLFRGHRSSKPTDGESTATFA from the coding sequence ATGACCGGGCTAACGCGGCGTACCGCCGTGAAAGCGGTCGGCGGGCTGGTCGGCCTCGGAACGGCGAGCTCGGCGGTCGGATCCGTCAACGACGATACGAACCGTTCGACGGAGACGGATCCGTCGAGACGGACGCGGGGGAGCCCGTTTCTCGGGGCGTGGACGGCGAGTCCGCAGGCACCGCTCTCGGACGGCATCTCGGCGACGGGGTTCGAAGACCAGACGCTGCGGCAGATGGTTCGGCCGAGCGTCGGCGGTCGCGGCGTCCGCCTCAAACTCACGAACGCGTTCGGCGATGAATCGATCACGTTCGACCGAGCGTCCGTGGGGCGCCGGGTATCTGGATCCGGGGCTTCCGTCGAGCCCGGGACGCTCCGTCAGGTTACGTTCGGCGACGATCCGGACGTCACGATTCCGCCTGGCGCGCGAGTGATGAGCGATCCCGTCGAGTTGCGCGTCGGGGCGGGCCAGGATCTCGTAGTCTCCCTCTACACCGAGACTGCGACCGGGCCGACGACCTGGCATCAGTTGCCGACGAAAACGTCGTACGTCTCGTCGGCGGGTGATCGGACGGCCGATCCGAGCGGCGACGCGTTTCCGTCGTCGGTGACCCATTGGTTCTTCCTCGGCGGGATCGAGGTGCTCGCGCCGGAGCACACCGGCGCGATCGCGTGTTTCGGCGACTCGATCACCGACGGGCACGGGTCGACCCTCGACGCCAACGCGGCCTATCCCGATTTCCTCGCCGAACGCGTCACCGAACGTCAGGGCCTCCGTAAGTCCGTGGTGAACGCCGGTATCTCCGGCAATCGCGTGCTCAGCGATTCCGACGTATTCGGCCCGAACGCGCTCGCCAGGTTCGATCGGGACGTCCTGACCCAGACGGGCGTGACGGACGTCGTTCTGCTCGAAGGGATCAACGACATCGGATTCGAGCGGTTCGACGATCCGAAGTACAGGCCGGCGACGAGCGTGACCGCCGACGATATCATCGCCGGCTACGAGCAGCTCATCCGCCGGGCACACGCGCGGGGAGTCCGGATCATCGGCGGGACGCTGACGCCGTTCGAAGGGGCCGTCTACTACTACGAAGCGGGCGAACGAAAGCGCCAGGCGATCAACGAATTCATTCGGACGAGCGGGGCGTTCGACGGCGTCGTCGATTTCGATAAAGCGGTTCGTGACCCTGACGATCCGAAGTGTCTCCGTCCGGAATACGATAGCGGGGATACTATTCATCCAAACGATGCAGGGTATCGCGCGATGGCCGATGCGGTCGATCTCTCCCTCTTTCGCGGCCATCGCTCATCGAAGCCGACGGACGGGGAGTCGACAGCGACGTTCGCGTAA
- a CDS encoding beta-galactosidase small subunit-related protein, whose product MTQKRGGEAGRAVSTSLAPSRREFLAATGLAALVPAVAGKSVGAPDTGDGSSPGRIRNLSAYLEDPSVFAENGEPTHVTTAIPYESVGTARRADEPFTELESRFEHSPYFRSLNGEWDFRFYERPSDVPESYDGVTDWDSISVPSVWQTEGYDQRLYMNTAITWDHYDPSQEGDLVPDEDGLVDVPGVGDDGANPVGTYRRTFTVPSEWDGREVFLHFEGAKQAYFVWIDGEYVGFQQGAMTPGEFDVTDHVSPGEESRVTVQVYRWSDGEALETIDMFRYSGIHRSVYLYSTPQVHLRDFDVRTALDENYEDAALSVDVELANYTDDERGEYTVTGHLFSPDWADPRRGPPGDRGEPTRDDPPHGRKVATVSASETVGGDGAVLALEADVENPAKWSAEHPVLYTLVLELAADGETTEVMLEKVGFREYETTRGDQGAVITVNGEPVNVKGVNRHETDPDAGRTVPIETLREDLETMKRFNVNAIRTSHYPNDPSLYRLADEYGIYVQDEVYVESHWWEGLVANTEAYHDQAVERFRRMILRDRNHASVFSWSTGNEAGTGAEHINMAALAMDDDEYLPPDTADVSGVESVESYSGPVEGLAPDRLMYHQPNGGGWNVEYSDMLGPRYPSVGTLLRTADGSHIGDGLRSVVMGEYNHAMGNSLGLVNEMWSGHIMPPVRRATNRADDDGHGALVGSPDVVPGPDAAPGGSTDGAVVLDGSGDYLDVRNAPAHDGTSPGFTVDLTVRDLDASEHSPLVTGGERYALRVADGSIAFAIDGDGETVTAPVPDGLNDDEWHTIVAVCGADELRLSVDGEELASETHATDEIAGGDTRVTIGADAESNAYASVTIDSVGIYDRAVDADEAAAADGSSGEGAVLRYDFADLLRDESLQGGFVWDWVNQDLNDVTADGEAYQFYHNDGPDGAFSLNGLLWSDRRPQPELWQLKHSHQPVGVADADVADGQIYVTNQYDFTSLDALDGSWELVADDETVQSGDLDLALPPGESRCVSVPLDEPDDVEPGTEYRLNLSFTLPEGTEYADAGHEVAVEQLDVPFDAPDPEPVDPDEMPPLTVSEGDDVVVSGEGFEYTFDTDLGTLSSMRYDGTEVLERGPLFNAWRAPIMNEVQQWGSAPAYSWYDAGLDDLTHSVESIDVRQSDDSTVRVDVESFVEGTVTDEQLTPDATEFGNDGYLRNEPSIVEGVSGTAVEFGGDSSLAFERSESLDITEAGLTLECWVRPGEPQDGGDAQTYISKGGRQYLLKRRRADRDGYLEFVFNADGGWQVADAPVPDDWTEGWHHLAGVWDGTEMRLYIDGEQQGSSAAFDGSLTHVDVPTEVAPGVADGTAMDNVRIYDRALSPDELETLADEPIDGAVAWLNLDEFEDAGQEGPGFETSYRYRVYGSGDVALEVETDPNGELRSTVEGWLPKVSVQLELPERFDEFEWYGRGAIETYPDRKWGVPVGRYAGSVDEQYVPYLPPTDNGNKADTRWATLSDGDVGLLGVAGDTTMNVSLEQWANLDEADHQYELEDRGSVGFNLDHAVTGVGGTPTDPIQRYQVEAEPATFRFVLRPFATGKMDSMDLAAREFPDE is encoded by the coding sequence ATGACCCAAAAGCGAGGTGGAGAAGCGGGGCGAGCCGTCAGTACCTCACTGGCTCCGTCCCGGCGGGAGTTCTTAGCAGCGACCGGGTTGGCTGCGCTCGTGCCAGCGGTCGCCGGAAAAAGCGTCGGTGCACCGGACACCGGCGACGGATCCAGCCCCGGACGGATACGCAACCTCTCGGCGTATCTCGAAGATCCGAGCGTCTTCGCCGAGAACGGGGAACCGACCCACGTCACGACCGCGATCCCGTACGAGTCGGTCGGGACCGCTCGACGGGCCGACGAACCGTTCACGGAACTCGAATCGCGGTTCGAACACTCGCCGTACTTCCGGTCGCTCAACGGCGAGTGGGACTTTCGGTTCTACGAGCGCCCGTCCGACGTTCCCGAATCCTACGACGGCGTCACTGACTGGGACTCGATCTCGGTTCCGTCGGTGTGGCAAACCGAGGGGTACGACCAGCGACTGTACATGAACACCGCGATCACGTGGGACCACTACGATCCGAGCCAAGAGGGCGATCTCGTCCCCGACGAGGACGGCCTGGTCGACGTCCCCGGGGTCGGCGACGACGGCGCGAACCCGGTCGGGACGTATCGACGAACGTTTACCGTCCCATCGGAGTGGGACGGCCGGGAAGTGTTCCTCCACTTCGAGGGCGCGAAGCAAGCGTACTTCGTCTGGATCGACGGCGAATACGTCGGGTTCCAGCAGGGCGCGATGACGCCCGGGGAGTTCGACGTCACGGATCACGTCTCTCCCGGCGAGGAAAGCCGGGTGACGGTTCAAGTCTATCGCTGGTCCGACGGCGAGGCGCTCGAGACGATCGACATGTTCCGGTACTCGGGCATCCACCGGAGCGTCTACCTCTACTCCACACCGCAGGTCCACCTCCGGGACTTCGACGTCCGCACGGCCCTCGACGAGAACTACGAGGACGCCGCGCTCTCCGTCGACGTCGAACTCGCCAACTATACCGACGACGAACGGGGCGAGTACACGGTCACGGGACACCTGTTCAGCCCGGACTGGGCCGATCCGAGACGCGGGCCGCCAGGCGACCGCGGCGAGCCTACGAGGGACGACCCACCGCACGGACGGAAGGTAGCGACCGTTTCCGCGTCCGAGACGGTCGGCGGCGACGGCGCCGTCCTCGCGCTCGAAGCCGACGTCGAGAACCCGGCGAAGTGGTCCGCCGAGCATCCGGTCCTCTACACACTGGTGCTCGAACTCGCCGCCGACGGCGAGACGACCGAAGTCATGCTCGAGAAGGTCGGCTTCCGGGAATACGAGACGACTCGCGGCGATCAGGGCGCAGTTATCACGGTCAACGGCGAGCCGGTGAACGTCAAGGGCGTGAACCGGCACGAGACCGATCCCGACGCCGGCCGGACCGTTCCGATCGAGACGCTCCGCGAGGATCTCGAGACGATGAAGCGGTTCAACGTGAACGCGATCCGGACCTCCCATTACCCGAACGACCCGTCGCTGTACCGCCTCGCGGACGAGTACGGGATTTACGTTCAGGACGAGGTCTACGTCGAATCCCACTGGTGGGAAGGGTTAGTAGCGAACACGGAGGCCTACCACGACCAGGCCGTCGAGCGGTTCCGTCGGATGATCCTCCGCGACCGAAACCACGCGTCCGTGTTCTCGTGGTCGACGGGCAACGAGGCCGGCACCGGCGCCGAACATATCAACATGGCGGCCCTCGCGATGGACGACGACGAGTACCTGCCGCCCGACACCGCCGATGTGAGCGGCGTCGAATCCGTCGAGTCGTACAGCGGACCGGTCGAGGGTCTCGCACCCGATCGCCTCATGTATCACCAGCCCAACGGCGGGGGCTGGAACGTCGAGTACAGCGATATGCTCGGCCCGCGCTATCCCAGCGTCGGGACGCTCCTGCGGACCGCCGACGGCTCGCACATCGGCGACGGCCTCCGATCGGTCGTGATGGGCGAGTACAACCACGCGATGGGCAACAGCCTGGGCCTGGTCAACGAGATGTGGTCCGGACACATCATGCCACCCGTCCGGCGCGCGACGAACCGCGCCGACGACGACGGCCACGGCGCTCTGGTCGGCTCGCCGGACGTGGTTCCCGGTCCCGACGCCGCACCGGGTGGCAGCACCGACGGCGCCGTCGTCCTCGACGGGAGCGGCGACTATCTCGATGTTCGGAACGCGCCGGCACACGACGGGACGAGCCCCGGCTTTACGGTCGACCTCACCGTTCGGGACCTCGACGCGAGCGAGCACTCGCCGCTCGTCACCGGGGGAGAACGGTACGCGTTGCGGGTCGCGGACGGCTCGATCGCGTTCGCTATCGACGGTGACGGCGAAACGGTCACCGCGCCGGTTCCGGATGGACTGAACGACGACGAGTGGCACACGATCGTTGCCGTCTGTGGTGCCGACGAACTACGGCTGTCCGTCGACGGCGAGGAGCTCGCGTCCGAGACCCACGCTACCGACGAGATTGCGGGTGGCGACACGCGAGTGACGATCGGCGCCGACGCTGAAAGCAACGCGTACGCGAGCGTCACGATCGACTCCGTCGGCATCTACGATCGCGCCGTCGACGCCGACGAAGCCGCAGCGGCCGACGGCTCGTCCGGTGAGGGGGCCGTCCTCCGGTACGACTTCGCGGACCTCCTGCGGGACGAGAGCCTCCAGGGCGGGTTCGTCTGGGACTGGGTGAACCAGGACTTGAACGACGTCACCGCGGACGGAGAAGCGTACCAGTTCTACCACAACGACGGCCCCGACGGCGCGTTCTCGCTGAACGGGCTGTTGTGGTCGGACCGTCGGCCGCAGCCCGAGCTGTGGCAGCTCAAACACAGTCACCAGCCGGTCGGCGTCGCTGATGCCGACGTCGCCGACGGTCAGATTTACGTGACGAACCAGTACGACTTCACTTCCCTCGACGCCCTCGACGGGTCGTGGGAACTCGTCGCCGACGACGAGACGGTCCAGTCGGGGGATCTCGATCTCGCCCTTCCGCCCGGAGAGTCTCGGTGCGTCTCGGTCCCGCTAGACGAACCGGACGACGTCGAACCCGGGACCGAGTACCGTCTGAACCTCTCGTTTACGCTGCCGGAGGGGACGGAGTACGCCGACGCCGGTCACGAAGTCGCCGTCGAGCAACTCGACGTTCCCTTCGACGCGCCCGACCCGGAACCGGTCGACCCCGACGAAATGCCGCCGCTGACGGTCTCCGAAGGAGACGACGTCGTCGTCTCCGGCGAGGGCTTCGAGTACACGTTCGATACGGATCTCGGGACGCTCTCCTCGATGCGGTACGACGGGACGGAAGTCCTCGAGCGGGGACCGCTGTTCAACGCGTGGCGCGCGCCGATCATGAACGAAGTCCAACAGTGGGGCAGCGCGCCGGCTTACAGTTGGTACGACGCGGGACTCGACGACCTCACGCATTCTGTCGAGTCGATCGACGTCCGACAATCGGACGATTCCACCGTTCGCGTCGACGTCGAGAGCTTCGTCGAGGGGACGGTGACCGACGAGCAGTTGACCCCCGACGCGACCGAGTTCGGGAACGACGGATACCTCCGAAACGAGCCGTCGATCGTCGAGGGCGTCTCCGGAACCGCAGTCGAGTTCGGCGGGGACAGTTCGCTCGCGTTCGAACGATCCGAGAGTCTCGACATCACCGAAGCCGGGCTGACGCTCGAGTGCTGGGTCCGACCCGGCGAACCGCAGGACGGCGGCGATGCGCAAACGTACATCTCGAAGGGCGGCCGACAGTATCTGTTAAAGCGCCGTCGCGCCGACCGCGACGGCTACCTGGAGTTCGTCTTCAACGCGGACGGCGGCTGGCAGGTCGCCGATGCGCCCGTTCCGGACGACTGGACGGAGGGGTGGCACCATCTCGCCGGCGTCTGGGACGGAACCGAGATGCGGCTGTACATCGACGGAGAGCAACAAGGGTCGAGCGCCGCGTTCGACGGTTCGTTGACCCACGTCGATGTGCCGACCGAGGTCGCTCCCGGCGTCGCGGACGGAACGGCGATGGACAACGTCCGGATCTACGACCGCGCGCTCTCGCCGGACGAACTCGAGACGCTCGCGGACGAACCGATCGACGGTGCGGTCGCGTGGCTAAATCTCGACGAGTTCGAAGACGCCGGTCAGGAGGGGCCCGGGTTCGAGACCAGTTACCGGTACCGCGTCTACGGCAGCGGAGACGTGGCTCTCGAGGTCGAAACCGACCCGAACGGCGAACTTCGGAGTACCGTCGAGGGGTGGCTTCCGAAGGTCAGTGTCCAACTCGAACTCCCCGAGCGGTTCGACGAGTTCGAGTGGTACGGTCGCGGAGCGATCGAAACCTACCCCGACCGCAAGTGGGGCGTTCCCGTCGGTCGGTACGCGGGATCGGTCGACGAGCAGTACGTGCCGTACTTACCCCCGACGGATAACGGAAACAAGGCCGACACGCGCTGGGCGACGCTCTCCGACGGCGACGTCGGACTCCTCGGCGTCGCCGGCGATACTACCATGAACGTCAGCCTCGAACAATGGGCGAACCTCGACGAGGCCGACCACCAGTACGAACTCGAGGACCGCGGCTCGGTCGGATTCAACCTCGACCACGCCGTTACCGGCGTGGGCGGGACGCCGACGGATCCGATCCAACGCTACCAAGTCGAAGCGGAGCCCGCGACGTTCCGGTTCGTTCTGCGGCCGTTTGCGACCGGGAAGATGGACTCGATGGACCTGGCTGCCCGGGAGTTCCCCGACGAGTAG
- a CDS encoding methyltransferase domain-containing protein: MRDPDRTGVTLTCPRCEAALSARDRELRCDTCGESVPVVDGIPHFPVAAGSTVPSAFDALSSIYETRFWFPVVYRLIGGLRAPADDRSLLADALDGAGAEVLNVACGTGRFTRYIATDAAFVWGIDVSTGMVRRAQRYAARDGLDAIAFARMDAENLRFKEATFDGVSCCWALHLFGEIPTAVAEMYRVLTPDGRLVGTTLSRDWLLALPGARSVLRRTIGVRVFDREGLRDLLFDAGFTTVQFERYGAALFFSAEK, encoded by the coding sequence ATGCGCGACCCAGACCGGACCGGCGTCACACTCACGTGTCCCCGCTGCGAGGCGGCGCTATCGGCCCGTGACCGGGAGCTACGGTGTGATACCTGCGGCGAATCGGTCCCCGTCGTCGATGGTATTCCGCACTTTCCCGTCGCCGCGGGGTCGACCGTTCCCTCCGCGTTCGATGCGCTGTCGTCGATCTACGAAACGCGGTTCTGGTTCCCCGTCGTCTATCGCCTGATCGGTGGGTTACGTGCACCTGCCGACGACCGATCGCTCCTCGCCGACGCGCTCGACGGAGCCGGGGCCGAAGTGCTCAACGTGGCCTGCGGGACGGGACGATTTACCCGGTATATCGCGACCGACGCCGCGTTCGTCTGGGGAATCGACGTCTCGACTGGGATGGTACGGCGCGCCCAGCGGTACGCCGCGCGAGACGGGCTCGACGCGATCGCGTTCGCCAGAATGGATGCCGAGAATCTCCGGTTCAAGGAGGCGACGTTCGACGGGGTCTCCTGTTGCTGGGCGCTGCATCTATTCGGGGAGATTCCGACGGCGGTGGCGGAAATGTATCGGGTGCTGACGCCGGACGGACGGCTCGTCGGGACGACCCTGAGCAGGGACTGGCTGCTTGCTCTCCCAGGCGCTCGATCCGTTCTACGCCGAACGATCGGAGTCCGCGTTTTCGACCGCGAGGGCCTCCGAGACCTCCTCTTCGACGCGGGCTTTACGACGGTCCAGTTCGAGCGATACGGTGCCGCGCTCTTCTTCAGCGCCGAGAAGTGA